The Mercurialis annua linkage group LG7, ddMerAnnu1.2, whole genome shotgun sequence genome includes the window atcaaccgatgaatatttgatacatacaaaagatatttgaaaaaaataattgatacatcTACGATACATATACGATACACCTCAAATACATATCCAATACATTtgcaatacatatttgatacatatttgttgTTCAGAATCTTTTTCTTATTGTCTTTTTTTAAGTtgtattactaatatttttatacatctcaAAGACTTATCGAAAATTTTATTACATGTATTACATATATATCttgtatacatatttgatatatctctaataaataatttatatatatgatagatatatttttaaaatatattaaacagatacatcgttgatatataatttatacatgatatatacattcttagatgtatttgttagatacatctttcatatacaattaaaacatgataaatatatccttaatatgtatcattgataaatattttatataatttaaaaagcatgtggcatatttttattttaatatatgttatagataCATTTCAACTACctgtaaattatatattcaatgcgTTAAATATACAACTTAAATACAAATACTATACATATACGATACATTTCTTACACATATCAGAAATAGTTTAGACGCATAATGAGAAATTGTTGCAAataataaagagaaaaatatattttaatgctaATAACGTGgataatattgttattagttcttttttttgtgtatataacatgtatattaaaaaaaattatatcgaGTAACATATAAAGATGTTATTGATGCGTGAATTTCAATTAAAGTATGTAATACAtgtatctttaatttaaaatatattatatatacacctcaaagacaataatatatcaaataacatcaataacattttgatattatatatacacctcataacttattatttttatacttcaatttatagtgaataataacatatcaaaatgttatttatattatttgatgcgtgaattttaattaaagcacgtgatacatatatcttttaatttaaaatatattataaatacaccttagagacatataaataatacatattaataatatatttatttatttatttataaatttatgtttgttttagaaatatgaaaaagtaatAATCAGGTATGTCCTTGATTCATAActgatacataacagatacataaatgatacatgtttgaatagtttgACGAACTGACGCGTTACTGACGGACGGTTAtgacgcgcgtgtcagacgcatgtcagacgcgtttctgacgcgttgttgacctattctgacgcgtttttgacttttttctaCCCTTCTCTCCTTGCAACGTGTCAGCTTCTTGTGGAGTAtatatttgatgtaatttttcaaattttgtatGTGCTGATGTAATTATTTGGCTGATTAAGTAATGTTGTTATTTGCTTTctttttttgtatagttttgtcATTTTCTCTTTACTTGGATTAAGGTTAGTGAACCTCTGTAGTGACCTTGGAAATCTCATGTTGGACTACATGCTTTTGTTTTGTACATTGTGAACCCATGACTTAACCATAGAGGACCCCAGTTCGGTCCAATTGATTAGATTGGTTCAATATTCATTTTCTAGAAttcttattttccttttcttcagaaaataattatttaattaattcaattaaaaatatataaatatttggttaattCGATTAAgcgaaaaatcaaattgaacaaATCAAgctaataaaattgataaaaataattaatcggACTTAACTCAGATAGATCCAATTAATCCATTAACTCAATTTAATTGATAGTTTATTCACCCATCGAAAATTGATACACCGATCTAAAAAAATACTGACAAGGAAATTTTAGGCCTCATTTGGTTGGGGGTAAGTTCACTAAGGAAGTTTAACTTCCggaaaataacatttttttctgACTTGGTTCACTTTTGTCAATctacttcccgggaagttaaGGGGTTAACTTTCCTTTAACTAGGGAGATGACTTCCCTAGCAAAATTTAGATAAGTTCATCTtccctaattaaattaattaaaatatttttatatttttatatttaattagccaattttaattaattaaaaataaaatgtaactTCCCAGGAAGTTATTAAGTGAACCAAGTAATGCAAATATTAACTTTCTTCACATTAATTTTCTCTGTAATTAACTTTCCGGAAAGTATTTTTGTCGGGAATTGTATACTTTTAAACCAAGGCCTTGATGTACCGCCACGTGATGTTGTATGATTGGTCTGTATAtcaatttgcaaaaaaatgaaagttggttactgacattatcaagttttgaaatttgtattttaaatacaaattaggttaaaattcgtgatttaatttacaattaattttaaaatttccatATTAAGGTGATGCTAAATTAGGTAAGTTTAAATTCACTGTGCTAACCTTATTCTAGTAATTCCCAACTTTATTGTATTGAATTTTGAACTCTACACTGTTCTTTCTTTCTCCCTGCATACTCTCCACCCTTATTTGGATTATAGCTGTTTCTTTTTTAAACGTGATTTTCACATTATCCACTGCCTCCAAATTTTAGAtaacacaaaattaaaatagacctacaaattttaatattcatataaatattttggtggtgatgttttttataatttatattgacATAagtaaaagttatatttacaaaattactttaattgataaaaatagtttaatttaatttgttgttcTTCAAAGTAAATATACTATTACATTAAATAAAcctaaataaagaaaaattggtCATATTCAgtataatatgtaaaaaaaattaaacctacttaaaatgatttaaagaacaaaaaaatggaTTTGGCTAACATGaatactaactcaatattaCACCCTCCAGCCTTTGGCTAACATTTTGGCTTTATGTGTTATTCATtccttataaaattatttcatacTCCTTTCttcaacataaaaattaataattatttaaaaaatatatttttaatttcaaaatataattcatattgaaaatatatattCCTTCCGGTTATAATACTTTTCGCTTTGCAAAATTTATAATATCAGATATTGTATTTATTAGAGGCGCATATCAAATCGATCTAACTAAAAATTGAACCATTGCGAACTGAAAATAATTTGTTTGAATCATTTATTacaattcttttaaaatctattcattgcaaattaagaaaataaaaaaggttaACCTATTACTAATATAtaagagaatttttttataaacaaaattaaattttattattaaaatataaaaatgtataGTACActgttatttgttttaaatttttaaccttaatttaaaattaatattttttaattagggCAAGGTCatgaaaaatcaccaactttacacgttttgtcattttaatcacgccgtttaaaaattattattttcatacatcaactaccaatttttttaaaatcgatGTTTCGGTGAAAATCGCTGACGTGTCACTATCTGGTTTATTCTGACATGCCAAGTCAGCGATTTTCACTCGGTGTATCGATTTGGAAAAAATTGGTAACTGGTATATGAAAATGGAAGCCGTCTTGCTCTGGGAAAGAGACAAAGCTGTTAACAAGACAAGATACAATCTCACCCCTTTTGCATTAACATTGAACGAACTCACTCCTGGCTTGTTCGAGAAATTGCCTCCCATCGACTCTAGACTGAGACCAGACCGAAGACACCTAGAGAATGGGGAATACGAGTTGGCTAATTCGGAAAAGTTAAGACTTGAGCAGTTACAAAGACAGGTATACATTGGCATATCTACTTTTTGCTGGTAACGAGCTGCTATTATGAGCAGAACAAAATGTACATAATTTAACTTGCACCTTAAGCGTTAACAATTGACCACAAATCGACATATGTAAAGGATTTCGATTCCCACATTTCCGTCAAACCCGATTTTAGTTGAAGCATTGATGATATTATAGTCTGAATTCTGTAGAATGATGAAATGCTGCTTCTTTTTGTGGTGCAGGCAAGAAAGTTGCAGGAAAGAGGTTGGCAGCCGAGATGGTTCCGGAAAGATGAACAAGGGCAATTATATTTTCTGGTACGTATAGAGAGGAGTGGAAGTTCTTCAATTGTTGCTTGAAACAGATGAAGTAGATTTTTGGCTTGCAAGAATGCTGATTAaaacaatttgataatttaattggcaatttttatttataaattatcgTTATTTTTTTCTACTTTTCAATTAATAGTCAACAAAAAGATAATGAGAATAtatgaataaattatttttcatttattaattttttccaaatgttatacataaataataccTCAAAATTTATCCATCATCTTGGTTTGTAGCTTTCATGATTTGAACGTCCGTCACAGGCTAATTTTAGGCAATTATAatctcttttcttttgtttaagaaaaaaatgttaTGCATAAATCTAGTAAATTAAAAACatgaaagaagaaaataaaaagccGACAAGAAAATCTGTCGACACGATCATTTCCAAGCTTTCTTTCCCCGGAACTGCTTGCCTGAGCGATcctgttttctttttttgtcaGTCCGAGTTCTTTGAGCCCTGGCCTTTCTGGCCGCAGAGGGCATAACCTTCTCGTGTTGCTTCTGCTGGTTACTTTTACCACCCGTCTGTTCACCCACCAATGTATTTTGTTAACAAAATGCAAATCTCAAATGTTTAGTCAAATTCTGAAATGCTTACAAGCATGCATCATATGATGCAGAGATGTTCGGAATGAtttcatgaaaaaaaatatcagaTGCCAACCTTCTCAGGTTTTACAAAATTGGAATGGAAATTGAGTTCAGAAGAAGTCGAATTTTTACGTGAAAATATCAAATGCAATTAAAATCTAGTAGCGTCAAATTGAAGCAAAGatacaaaaatgtaaaatgaaaagaaaataaaaataaaaactggaCATACCTTCTTCTTTTTAACGGCAGCTCGAGCCTGATATTTCCCTGTTTCCTCCCTCCCAGCTTTCACTAGTGCCAATCTTTCTTCCTTGCTTAGCTTATGCCGCAAATGAGCCTATATAATGCAAGTACGAATCACCATACAGTGTAGCATTTATGACAGGAAACTTTCAAGTagaataaactaattttatttatggaaaGTCGTGTATATTACAATCAGCAAGAACGCTAGATTAAAAATAGAGAACTTACTTCTAGCTTCGAAGGATCCACTCGCTTAAGACTTAATTGATCAGAGTTTGGAACTTTGACTCCTTGCCGAACTAAAGCAATTTTAGCATCCTTCTTCGCCTGATAATACAAAAGATCCAAAAATCAGCATATAAAGTTAATAAATCTAATAGACGCTTAAAGATTACCggaaaaataagataaaataactatgtaatgattctcaaaaaaaaaaaattatgtaatgGTGCTTCCTATGTAGCAAACAGATTACACCTTATTCTAATGTCTGCATTCTTTTCCACATTCACTGACTAATAATTTTACCTTCAACTCCTTGATTTTTTTGAAGTCCTCGTTAGAAAGAAAGCCGTCTGTTGGATCAGATAAGTTATGATTCAACCTTTCTTCTGTCAATTTCTTAAGAGCTCGAAGACTCGTATCAGCAGCAATAAGGTTTCCATCAAAATCAGAGAACTTCCTTTTGCCCGTTCTATGAGAACCCTTAGCATTTTCATGTTCTTTTGCATCATCATCGCTCATTTCGCTGTTATTGTCACTAATGCTACCATCGCTGGCATCGCTATCATTTTCGTTAATAGTAATATCATCATCACTGTCATTTTCATTAATACTTTTATCATTATTGTCACTGTCATTTTCATCAAGATTGTCCTCGTCATCTTCATCCAATGAGTCATTTTCTAAATCACCATCCTCAGTTCCAGTACAGTCACTGTAAATTTGATTTTCTTCATCACTCGAGACAGCCAAGTCATCGTCATCCACATCCTCATTAATTTCATCATGGTTATTATCGTCTTCATCCTCATCATCATTTTGTAACAACTCAAGCCCAGGTATATCGCTGGATACATTAACTTCTCCATATGCTTTTGGCTTTGCCTTCGGATCAATGGGACGACCCCGATCCTTCTTAACTAATAGTGAAGGACAAAGCTGCAAGAAAAGAGTAAATCAATCATCAAAAATTGTTTATTCCTGCatgaaaaaaatacacaaaGGAGACGTATAGACAGATGGACAATAATAAGGCAGTTGTTTATATACCTGTCTAAATAAAACCACAAGTGACCTAGCTGCAGCTGAAATTGCCTTCTCGtgtgattttttatataatacaaGATCTTGCAGTAAATCTTCTGTCATCAACTAGAAACCGGAAAGAAAAATGAATCCCACATACAATATATTAAGAGGCATAAATTGTTGTAATTAGTGAATCTAACCACTTATTAAACTTAACAGAGATGCATCAATCAGACTTGAAAATGTCAGTAATGACAATGAGCTGTTGAGTTGTTAAGGTTCAAGAAAAAAGTGTCCAGAAGACAAATGACATGATAGGTATATTACCAAAGGCATTCTCAAGCAAATTTCTCTTATCACATTCAGTCCAACAGCAATGGCCTGCGAAAAGCAAGTAAAGATAATGACAAAACCATCATCTATTAATGAAAATAGCAGGAATAACAAAGTAGCTACAAATAAATACCTCTGGTCGTGAACGATCATGTACAAATTGATTTACTATTTGTTTGAATAATGGTTCAACGGCATCTGGAGGCACCTAGAAACCACAATGCtgattaaattagtaaaaaggaaatcctaaaaattaaaacagtGCAAGGGAGAAAAACAACTAACAAGGGAAAAAAAGCATTAATGACAGTATAAATAATCTATCAGAAAGCAAAAATTTACCATATCATGACAAGCCTGAACAGTTGCTGCAAGTAAATTTGTGATATCACGTTGATGAGGCTGCAAAGACCAGTGCACATTTAGGCCAGGAAAGAAACGGGTAAACAATAGCATTATAGTTGTATTTCTATCAATCAAGAGtttaataacttaaaaaattcAGTTACATGACATACCTGAACATATTTCTGAAGGTAAGGATAGTAGTTCAACAAAATCAATTGATGAAGACCAACAGTTCGAGCAATTAATTTCAACATCATCATCTTAACCTGAAGTTAGATCAAGTTTAACAATCAGCATAGCATTTACATGTTACTTCTAAGTTCTAATGCATCACCTTAAGAAAAACAGGTTAAAATGGTTCTTGTTTTCCACATTCATTTCATCAAGTAATTTGGTCGTGAAACTAAAATTCTAATGatctaataaatttaatccGCTATAAAAGGTAACAAAAATCTATCGCTGAATGCAAGTAACGTGTCCACGATGTATAAGGATTTGGTTAAGGCCAAGACACTATCAAAAAGCAATTACCTCAAAACGTTCATTGCAAGTCTGAAGTCGAGAAAATAGCTTCTCAGCAAAGCCCTAAAAGCAAAATTACACATCCAGTCAGACAGATttgttataatatataataattagacATGTAGATTTATACTGCAATAATGAGAAACCTGAGCATCTTTGAGATGGCTTAGTGGTGAATAATAAGTTGAACTGCTTTTTTCTGATGAAAGACGTTGCTGCCTTTTCAAACTGCGCATAGCACGCTGCAATtttgctttctttttctttttactgCATACAGTGCCTTTATTATTTGCctgaaatataaaatgaaacaaataaatctACAACATATAAACACGCCCCAAGTCTTTCCTGTATGAAAAAGGGAGTATAAAACATCTAAATCTAAAAGACAAAAATGTAGGGGAGTACATAATTTACAGAACACTGTtccaataattatataaaatggaaattaaatCTGACTTATACAAGCATCCACATAAGTAGAAGGATAGGTATGCCGTTACCAACTAAATCATTGACTTCAGAGGATGATTGCCAGGTTAGAGGATGCGATTGAGTACTGACCTTATAAATAGCCTCTTTACTGATAAGAACTTGAGATTTTGATTCATCTTCACTGCTTGCACCATCACTATCATCACTATCACCATCCTCAACCTTCTCGTAATCCAAAAGAAACGACATGGCAGCAATCATGATCCTGAAGATATCATTTAACAAGAAATTTTTCGTAAACTAAGAAACAGAAAAGCACACAACAGTTATATGAAACCTAAAATGCATACCTAGGCGATGAATGAAAACAAGCCATGCAAATTGCATTTGCTGTTCTATCATCAAACCAAACCTTTCTCCGATGAAGCTCACATAATGTGATTAAACATCTCTTAGCTCTCCCTTCATCCTCTTGCTAGAATAACAATACAACCTCCAAACCATCAGTAAAATAATTCTATAAGTTCATACCAAAGGAAGTTCGAAAAGAAACACAAACCTGTAGGATTTCAAACAAGATATTTTGTAGAACTCGATTCTTCGCATCATTTTTATGCTGCTTATTCATGCGTCTAATGCTATGAATAACATGTGAAAATGCCAATTTTTTCAGATTTCTATCTCCCAATGTTTGTAGCTCGATGAACAATGCAAgagtttcattaatattaacCATCtacaaaaaaaagaataaatatatataaaaaactcgcatcaacatttcatattttaacaACTGAAAATTATACAACATAACTATTctgccatgtcattcgtgcaacaaagaaaaattatacaatGCAACCTGTTTTGCCATGTCATTGGTGCAACAAAGCAAAATTAAACAACACAACTGTTGCGTCATGTCATTCGTGATAAGGCGTTTGACATATtagaatatttaataattataataataagtaataattaaagaCTCCTACAACGACCATTGCATGAAATAAAAGCTCTTAGATTGTACCTTCCgattaattaaaagaataagaGCTTGAGAAACATGACACCTAAGGCCAGAAGGAAGTGATTTAGAAGATGATTTAAGAAACTCAGCGAGTTGACGCGGGAACTCAGCGAGTTGCTTAGGATAAAACGGCGTCATATGAGCTAAAAACATTGCCTTATCACCGAGCTCTTTAGCTATAGTTAGATCAGCACATATTCCCGATGAGGATAACGATGTAAAACTGAGCGTTGATTGTTGTCCAAACAGCTCAACTGCTGAATTGAATTGGCTGTATAACAGATTTAGCTCCGTTTCGTAACCTTCGGggtctattttcatttttgattgTAGTGTTGCTAAGCTTAGTTTGTCGGAATTCTTGCCGGAGGCGAGGAGTGACTCCGGTGAACGGCCGGGGGTTGACATTGAaacgaatttttatttttcgttcAGGGGATTTTAGGGTTTTTTGCTTAGTTGCAGAAAACCCTAATTAAACACTAGAAGGTGACTATTAATAGATAAcgcatttttaattttctttaggTAGAAGGTACAAGATAACCCTTCTAGTTATTCATAGAGTATATAAACTCATTTTAGTTTTTTCTTGGCCGTTTAGACCCTCAATAGTTTTAAATGGTGCAAATGAACTCCAACGCTTAAAAAATcacagaaataacaaaaatgatGAAGAGTTAATTgtccaaaaaaataaactaaaaaaaaattagagtcctttttaaaaatttaaaaggtttTTGCAACGGTTGAAATTATAATTAGAAGTAAAAAAGAAtacaaaattcatataaaaaaatatttgcaaaattcataaaaaaattataaatatatccaaTAACTAAATGAATAAAATCactttcataaaattgtaaaattcacTTATACCAAACACAAAATTACTCTAAAAATTGCCAGCGAGGCCTAGCCCATGTGGCTAAGGCGTTCCAGTGCATTCCTAAAATTTCAGCTTCAAATCTTAATAGGACTAATAGTTTTAAgccgattttaaaaaataaaaaatctaactacTAAATTCTACCTttgtaaaaaaagaaaaaaaaaactgtaaaatCAGAACAAGAATAAACAATGATGCATTTtagttaataataatataaggaCTAAAAAGTCTTCATGTTAAATCTAAAGGAACCAGACTGCATGTAAAGGCGAATTACTGTTTTAGTCCATCAAATTTACATCTATATAATCTTAAGCTTGGTGGGAGCCCATTAAAACAGAGACTATCACAATCTCATTTCATATAGCATGAATGGCAGCAATTCTTGTGAGCTGCTCTGCAATGAAAATGCAACGATTCACAGCCATGAAAATGAGCTTCCGCACTAATTCTCAGGTACCCTTTTGTCTgtcaacttttttattttttttcttatccgATTTCCATTAATTGCTGTTTTTACCTTTGAATTTTATTGCCTGGTTagaaagtttataaacattagttGAGAAAAGATGAACTTGCTATTGGTAAAATAAAATGTAGAAATCTACTAGCTACGGTGGTTCTTGTCCTTGTGCAAGTATTTCCTTACATTTCCCTTCGAGCAAAGGGTCATCGCGGACTTTAAACTTAACTCACACTTGGCAAGTGTAATCAATTAGCTTATTTTAGGTCAATAAACCCTCAAATTGTACAAAATGTGCGTTTTCACGGGACGCGGTGATTAAATTTGGGGGTTAATCGACCTAAAATTAGAGAGTATTGTtcctaatttattaaaatgactAAGTGTGAATTGATTGACTACGACTCATAAGTTTAGGACCGTGATGACCCTTTGCTCAATTCCCTTCGAGTTCAGTTATCTTGGCATCTCTTAAATGATAGCTTAGTTGAGTTGAATTGAGTTATTCATTTAATTAGCAGCTATCACTTCAAACTAGTGATTATAGATGGGTGGGTCAGTGGTGTCAATTAATGTAACTCTTTCGTTTTTTGTAATTACGGATTTAAACATCTTTGATGTATGTTCAACTCTGATGCTTTACGTACACTCCTTTAGCAGGGCAGACGAGAAAAAATTGAGTAGGACAGTTAAAGacaattctataattttttttttcttttctaacttTCGAGGGTAATAAGTTGCTCATATTAGATATTCATGCAAGGAACGGTCTTTTAAATCTCAACTAACTGTGCTTATGATACTTTTAGTGTCCCTTGAATAGTTACTTATAATTAGAAGACAAGAAAAGAATTATTTAGGTCATTTCCAGGTTTATTCCTTCACAAAACACAACATATGACATCTTAGAAGCCTGAGCTTTCCATCTTCGCTGTACTTTTATTTTGTTCATTTCCTCAGTAGTATAGCCGCCGACTCTAGTTAATGATCTTTATCTTCTGTGATTCTTTTGTTTCTATCTCCAAATTTTGGAATTATGGAGGATGTGTAATGAGCTTAACTAATTGTGAGACAGTAAGTTGAATATGATAATGCTAAAATATAAGCTCTCTCTCCATTGCAAAAAAAGcaataatatttgatttagaATGATAAAGATTGTCTTTTTACTCATTGGCAGGGTCTTTCCAGGGTCAAATCGAGCAATGAAGAGTAAATGTCGAACATACTTAACAGAAAATGGAGGCTGCATCTTCCCGATACCAATATTCATCAAATAAGGCTTTCTCCAGTAGGaggaataaataaaaatggacCACTAGCAACATGAACTTTGTAAACAATTCTCACCCATGTTTAGGTGATCAAATTATGGGGAGAGACAGTCAACGTCTGTCTTTCTATGTTGTGAGGGATGATTTGTTGCATCCTTTAGTAAATGGCAATAAAGCTAGAAAATTAGATGGATTGCTTCCACTCCTTGTGGATCATTTAGTGACTGATGTGGTAAGATTTACATCctttaaatttgatttcttaATTCATGTTACAAATTCATGTTTATTTAGGCTGTCCATCATGTTCTATGTGTTGGCTTTTGTAAATGTGAATCTTCTTCTATTTTTCATGACATATCAGTGATATCACTAAGGGTTAATTAGTACTGTTATAGGGAATATTTACTCTACCTTGCTATGGAAAGCCGAAATATTTGTGGTTCTTTCTTCCATCTGTTTTAGTACAGTTTTTACGAATCATATGGTTGCGTGCTTGACTCATGTTATGGAATTATAAATCGTCTTGATGATCCGCATTGATGCTATTTATAGACTTGCTTCCTTTTTTGTCCATTTTCATAAGTAagaaaactttttaattttaggagCAACCAAAACAAAGTAACATGCAATAGGGACTTTTCTAGGTCACATGTGGAGGCTGTCAAAGTGCACATGCAGCAGCTGTCGGTAGGTCATTTTTTTCTGTCAGTACAGTACGACAGTCCTCTGAGTTTCATATACTATAAGCTTTACCGGTTTTGCTCAGACATCCAATCCAAGTGAAACCACGCCTGGACTACTGAGATGTGTTTTTGCAGTTGTTTCATGTGCAAAGATAGGGATCAAGTCACATTTGCTTCTGAGAGGGGAGCAGCCTGAAGTTCTGACTGGCTATAACCTGATTTCAACATTATACGGGAATGTAACTTATGTTCCAAGACATCTTTATGCCCAAAGAGAGACAATGCTGAAGACCCATGCTAACTTGGTGGCAGGAAATGCTGGTGAAGTTTTGTGCTGCAATGATATACTTGAGACTTTTTCCACAAGTGAGACATCTGGTGCTTCCAACATGGGAAAAATGAATTCTTGTACAAGCATCGAGGACTACCCAAGGAAGGTATTAATTATCAACGAAGGAGCAAGGGATGTTGTCGCGTTACTAGGTAAGTATAAAACTGGCTTTGCTTTTCAGCAGCATCCAGGTGTTTTCATTTATGCATGCACATCTGGTAAAATAATGTCTTAGTTGGAATCAAACTTTATCATTACTGTTGGTTCTTGTAAGAGTCGTGCCATCAAGGTCCCTTgtcaatgtttaaaaatgttgttTGATTCAGAACTTATGTATTTTTTTGAGAGTGGTATCTCCATATAAATCTCTTATCATGCAGCTATATGTTGGTTTTACTACTTCCATGGCTTACAATGGCTTCTGATGTATGGTTTCCTATATTGCACGGGAACTTGTCGAGTTTTACATTTCAATATTCGTTTCATTTACAGAAACAATTCTGAAACtccaaaactttatatttataacctattctaGTAAAAAAACATTGTTTCTCTATTTTCTATTTCAATGTTTTCCATTTCAGTATTTTTTCCGTTGTCATGTAACATACGTGGTTTCTTTGAAACAGGCGCCATCCACCTGGTGAAGTACTTATGCCAAAGTCATTTGCTTGGAAGCGAAAGACGCATAAGATTGGTTGTGGATGCTGGAACTGGTACAACAACTATTGGTTTGGGACTTGGAGCCTTGTGCTTAGGGTGATTCCATTTAGCGTTGCATCCTTTCAGTTGAAGATTctaatttttaatgattagtCAACTACCTTAGCCATTGATTTTAAATCACCCTTTATGCAACACTGGCTGCTGCTTGTGCTTAACATGGTTCCATGGGAGGTAACTGCTGTCATGCTAGTCGAAACAATCGATGCATTTCGAGAACGAGAGAAATGTTTAATCTCTGATTTCAGAACAAGATTTGGAGATCATTGCTTAAATAACATAGATAATGGAGTTGTTCATTGGGTGGAGCGCAACCGT containing:
- the LOC126655227 gene encoding uncharacterized protein LOC126655227, with product MSTPGRSPESLLASGKNSDKLSLATLQSKMKIDPEGYETELNLLYSQFNSAVELFGQQSTLSFTSLSSSGICADLTIAKELGDKAMFLAHMTPFYPKQLAEFPRQLAEFLKSSSKSLPSGLRCHVSQALILLINRKMVNINETLALFIELQTLGDRNLKKLAFSHVIHSIRRMNKQHKNDAKNRVLQNILFEILQQEDEGRAKRCLITLCELHRRKVWFDDRTANAICMACFHSSPRIMIAAMSFLLDYEKVEDGDSDDSDGASSEDESKSQVLISKEAIYKANNKGTVCSKKKKKAKLQRAMRSLKRQQRLSSEKSSSTYYSPLSHLKDAQGFAEKLFSRLQTCNERFEVKMMMLKLIARTVGLHQLILLNYYPYLQKYVQPHQRDITNLLAATVQACHDMVPPDAVEPLFKQIVNQFVHDRSRPEAIAVGLNVIREICLRMPLLMTEDLLQDLVLYKKSHEKAISAAARSLVVLFRQLCPSLLVKKDRGRPIDPKAKPKAYGEVNVSSDIPGLELLQNDDEDEDDNNHDEINEDVDDDDLAVSSDEENQIYSDCTGTEDGDLENDSLDEDDEDNLDENDSDNNDKSINENDSDDDITINENDSDASDGSISDNNSEMSDDDAKEHENAKGSHRTGKRKFSDFDGNLIAADTSLRALKKLTEERLNHNLSDPTDGFLSNEDFKKIKELKAKKDAKIALVRQGVKVPNSDQLSLKRVDPSKLEAHLRHKLSKEERLALVKAGREETGKYQARAAVKKKKTGGKSNQQKQHEKVMPSAARKARAQRTRTDKKRKQDRSGKQFRGKKAWK